One Obesumbacterium proteus DNA window includes the following coding sequences:
- a CDS encoding DUF4123 domain-containing protein, whose amino-acid sequence MMEKKHWYLNAQDQENLQRGREQTLIWNALRAVMAIQDLPPILLGEEGERWLENTITLAQHYKVMDAYRLPIWIEISHRGGELFWQLDDVQEVLNNEDIDSVRLNTLLQMARLEQRNTVKQTSTVLDVTNSTIYHWCEARLPLWAIIDGALDAAPQGFASGLDVAHYSLFNATDRALESHGPWLIAAWAKPRMVQYLLSRPNYAFNTLWLVADGDANDLVTHLQGLLYVKQHDDQNSRFRFHDPRVFSHWLNTLDSFRLADFFGPVQRWISPDPNPLWSAQRLHRYSLIDDALEHQTLMMYPQSKEVTA is encoded by the coding sequence ATGATGGAAAAGAAACACTGGTATTTGAATGCTCAAGATCAAGAGAATCTACAGCGCGGACGCGAACAAACGCTGATATGGAATGCATTGCGTGCAGTGATGGCCATACAGGATCTTCCTCCCATATTGCTCGGAGAGGAAGGTGAACGGTGGTTAGAGAATACCATTACTTTGGCTCAGCATTACAAGGTGATGGATGCTTATCGGCTACCTATTTGGATTGAAATATCACATCGCGGCGGTGAATTATTTTGGCAACTTGATGATGTGCAAGAGGTGCTAAATAACGAGGACATTGATAGCGTTCGGCTAAATACGTTGCTGCAAATGGCGAGGTTAGAACAACGTAATACGGTTAAACAAACGTCAACCGTATTGGATGTGACTAACAGCACTATCTATCACTGGTGTGAGGCGAGATTACCGCTGTGGGCGATCATTGACGGCGCATTAGATGCTGCTCCTCAAGGCTTTGCTAGCGGTTTGGATGTGGCTCATTATTCGTTGTTCAATGCGACAGACCGTGCCTTGGAAAGCCACGGCCCGTGGTTAATCGCCGCATGGGCCAAACCACGCATGGTGCAATATCTGCTATCACGCCCAAATTACGCGTTCAATACGTTATGGCTGGTCGCAGACGGTGATGCCAACGACCTTGTTACCCATCTGCAAGGCCTGCTCTATGTCAAACAACACGATGACCAGAATAGTCGATTTCGCTTTCACGACCCACGCGTATTTTCTCATTGGCTTAATACACTTGATTCCTTCCGATTAGCGGACTTCTTTGGCCCAGTACAGCGCTGGATAAGCCCAGATCCTAATCCCTTATGGTCAGC
- a CDS encoding PAAR domain-containing protein produces MGVPVALLGHQHVCPIPFHVGGPIIQGDPALTVNGIPVALVGHKCVCAVGGPDSIATGSPLLTVNGIAVAVMGSSTKHGGVIVQGDPCLIIG; encoded by the coding sequence ATGGGCGTACCCGTTGCATTACTTGGTCATCAACATGTTTGTCCTATTCCATTTCATGTCGGTGGGCCAATCATACAAGGCGATCCTGCACTCACGGTTAACGGCATACCGGTTGCGTTGGTTGGTCACAAATGTGTCTGTGCTGTCGGAGGTCCCGACAGTATTGCCACTGGCAGTCCGTTACTGACGGTCAATGGGATTGCAGTGGCCGTTATGGGCTCATCAACAAAGCACGGTGGGGTGATCGTACAAGGCGATCCGTGTCTTATCATCGGCTAG
- a CDS encoding type VI secretion system Vgr family protein, protein MSDNTGLQFTFTTQSLPEHTFNVVSFALNEGLSQVYSLSVELSSILQEISFGRLLDNIAELQIWYNGALQRRINGVISRFSHSDTGNERSRYSVTLRPVIWTLSLEHSSRIFQQQTPQQIITTLLRKANVIQFSFQLRYEHPMREYCVQYRESTLEFIERLAAEEGISWYFRFENNKQEIVFVDDCAFLPMGETLPYNSHQRGLNEGASIQRFSYEENVRAAQVLLKDYTFKNPAWEMLYQEHCRGDHQRSETLHYDFPGRYKTDFNGQAYTGYRLDALRQDAMQALGRSDSPALMAGQCIAMTSHPHESFNQKWQIISLQTEGQQPQSQREEAGVLGTFLESHLVMIPDGQTWRPLPNVRPRVDGPQMAVVVGPENEEIYCDEVGRVKVQFPWDLEGKGNETSSCWIRVAQGWAGSRYGAMAVPRIGHEVIVDFLEGDPDQPIITGRTYHVVNVPPHALPIHKTRTVLRTSTHKGAGYNELSFEDEQGQQLVYLHAQKDQQTEVKNNQYLVVEQDRSKTIKHDQVEEIGNDKTSDVTHDHIERIHHNQMINVMNNQQIQIDNQYLFHVLNQRKDKMGADFSEEVGGDHHHTVAGTYELLANKKVLINTNDLVLQGAKSVVLQGPGGKIVIDSSGISLSSNLVNIKAVTRITSGGSSSMSALSATAMNGDPLSEICPICLQSL, encoded by the coding sequence ATGTCTGATAACACCGGATTACAGTTCACTTTTACCACTCAATCATTACCTGAACACACATTTAACGTAGTGAGCTTTGCCCTTAACGAAGGGCTCTCTCAGGTTTATTCATTATCGGTTGAGCTGTCGAGCATATTGCAGGAAATCAGTTTTGGTCGTTTGCTAGATAATATCGCTGAGCTACAAATTTGGTACAACGGTGCGCTTCAGCGACGGATAAATGGGGTGATTAGTCGCTTTTCCCACAGCGATACGGGTAATGAGCGCTCGCGATATAGCGTCACATTACGGCCTGTTATCTGGACGCTGTCATTAGAGCATTCGTCGCGTATTTTTCAGCAACAAACACCACAACAGATTATTACTACACTATTGCGCAAGGCTAATGTCATACAGTTTAGTTTCCAGCTTCGATATGAACATCCAATGCGTGAATATTGCGTGCAGTATCGTGAATCAACGCTGGAATTTATTGAGAGATTAGCCGCTGAAGAAGGTATTTCTTGGTATTTTCGTTTTGAAAATAATAAGCAGGAAATTGTGTTTGTTGATGACTGTGCCTTTTTACCGATGGGAGAAACGCTTCCCTATAATTCACATCAGCGTGGGTTGAATGAGGGTGCAAGTATTCAGCGTTTTAGCTATGAAGAAAATGTGCGCGCTGCACAGGTATTGCTGAAAGACTATACCTTCAAAAATCCGGCGTGGGAAATGCTCTATCAAGAGCACTGCCGGGGGGATCATCAGCGAAGTGAAACGCTGCATTATGATTTTCCTGGTCGGTATAAAACGGATTTTAATGGCCAAGCCTACACGGGATATCGTCTAGATGCGCTGCGCCAAGACGCGATGCAAGCTCTGGGCCGCTCAGACAGTCCTGCTTTGATGGCGGGTCAGTGCATTGCCATGACGTCTCATCCGCATGAGTCATTCAATCAAAAGTGGCAAATTATTTCACTGCAAACTGAAGGGCAGCAGCCACAATCACAAAGAGAAGAGGCCGGTGTCTTGGGGACTTTTCTGGAAAGTCACTTAGTCATGATTCCCGATGGGCAAACTTGGCGACCTTTACCTAATGTGCGTCCGCGTGTTGACGGACCGCAGATGGCGGTGGTGGTTGGGCCTGAAAATGAAGAAATCTACTGTGATGAAGTCGGGCGAGTCAAAGTTCAGTTTCCTTGGGATCTTGAAGGCAAAGGCAACGAAACCAGCTCTTGCTGGATCCGTGTCGCCCAAGGTTGGGCCGGTAGTCGCTATGGTGCCATGGCGGTGCCACGTATTGGGCACGAGGTTATTGTTGATTTTCTTGAAGGTGACCCCGACCAGCCGATTATTACTGGTCGCACTTACCACGTTGTTAATGTTCCACCACACGCCCTGCCGATACATAAAACACGCACCGTGCTGCGCACCTCTACCCATAAAGGAGCGGGTTATAACGAGCTCTCATTTGAAGACGAGCAGGGGCAACAGCTTGTTTATCTGCATGCGCAAAAAGATCAGCAGACTGAAGTTAAAAACAACCAATACCTCGTAGTAGAGCAAGATCGTTCTAAAACCATCAAGCACGATCAGGTTGAGGAAATTGGTAACGACAAAACCAGCGATGTCACTCACGACCATATCGAACGCATCCATCACAATCAGATGATAAACGTGATGAATAATCAACAAATACAAATAGATAATCAGTATTTGTTTCATGTTCTTAATCAGCGTAAAGATAAGATGGGTGCTGATTTTTCCGAGGAGGTTGGGGGCGATCATCACCACACGGTAGCGGGAACCTATGAATTACTGGCCAATAAAAAGGTGCTGATCAACACCAATGATTTGGTGTTGCAAGGGGCAAAAAGCGTAGTACTGCAAGGCCCCGGCGGCAAGATTGTCATCGATAGCTCAGGTATTTCGCTATCGTCGAATTTGGTCAATATCAAGGCTGTTACGCGTATTACCAGCGGTGGGAGCAGTTCCATGTCGGCATTAAGCGCCACGGCGATGAACGGCGATCCACTTTCAGAAATTTGTCCAATTTGTTTACAGTCATTGTGA